The Nodosilinea sp. PGN35 genome includes a region encoding these proteins:
- a CDS encoding PTPA-CTERM sorting domain-containing protein, translating to MPVNVTVGSGVELTQFGGVWDIDLSANSILFDLNSVFGNVTSGNDVYRFRALNFGQPGQSLVTSFAVTALGDFAFRIPPIVNLIGGNEIEVIFPRGFAFPIPGPNEPRDPNAPNLTTVDLGLRIDLVTAPAQIPTPALLPGLMGMGLAAWRRHRRDDQDT from the coding sequence ATGCCCGTTAACGTTACGGTTGGCTCTGGGGTAGAGCTGACTCAGTTCGGCGGTGTTTGGGATATCGATCTCAGCGCTAACTCTATCCTCTTTGACCTCAATTCTGTATTTGGCAACGTCACCTCAGGTAACGATGTCTATCGCTTTAGAGCCCTCAACTTTGGCCAGCCTGGGCAAAGCCTTGTGACCAGTTTTGCGGTTACTGCCCTAGGAGACTTCGCTTTTCGCATTCCTCCCATTGTCAATTTAATCGGCGGGAACGAGATAGAAGTAATTTTTCCACGGGGGTTTGCGTTTCCAATTCCCGGACCCAACGAGCCACGCGATCCCAATGCCCCTAACCTGACGACCGTCGATCTGGGGCTGAGAATCGATTTGGTCACGGCACCAGCGCAAATTCCTACCCCGGCACTGTTGCCTGGTTTGATGGGCATGGGGCTGGCGGCCTGGCGCAGACATCGTCGCGATGATCAAGATACCTAG
- a CDS encoding GAF domain-containing protein — protein sequence MSAAAADVESPNIQVPNQTRLLLDLQRVNKIAQRLSGCLEVEPTARMVTDGLVDRFGCAFARIWVVEPDQTALRLVASSGLYTHTNGSFARVPMGAYKVGKIAQNRVPFLSNRLAEEAWVKDRDWAIANNIRGFAGYPLMTGDRVIGVLASFSHSAMAAEFLEVLQVLCMTATIALDAALSVEAKRHQGTVALVQPTLSDQLATLLKTTTMALVGTETVLPASLSHVFVQLAELLAEVHCDYARLVYGADRVALEAIAALPAACGAQGANETVAQWRSRCHRLRFMATCLGGGLQTQPGPQQMVHIALQMPYTSEPAGAKVSVQCTTALVQAALTGMAHAAGLTVCDPWDADAVVITDSEPIALEAARTVWVRVRATPPSLVQAVIDWTVEVDQLRQVVQQVSLGQTVEATPSAPVQPRPSEREREIMALLARGLRDRDIANRLYISESTVKFHINNSLAKLHAKNRYQAVYQAAIQGWI from the coding sequence GTGAGTGCTGCTGCGGCTGATGTGGAAAGCCCAAATATTCAAGTGCCCAACCAGACTCGGCTGCTGCTCGATTTGCAGCGGGTGAATAAAATTGCCCAGCGGCTGTCGGGATGCCTGGAGGTAGAGCCCACCGCCCGGATGGTCACCGATGGGCTGGTCGATCGGTTTGGCTGTGCCTTTGCCCGGATCTGGGTAGTGGAGCCCGATCAAACCGCCCTGCGGTTGGTGGCCTCGTCGGGGCTGTACACCCATACCAATGGCTCCTTTGCGCGGGTGCCCATGGGGGCCTACAAGGTCGGTAAAATCGCCCAAAACCGGGTGCCTTTTTTGAGCAATCGTCTGGCGGAGGAGGCCTGGGTCAAAGACCGAGACTGGGCGATCGCCAACAACATTCGCGGGTTCGCGGGTTACCCGCTGATGACCGGCGATCGCGTCATTGGCGTGCTGGCCAGCTTTAGCCATAGCGCCATGGCGGCAGAATTTCTCGAGGTGTTGCAGGTGCTCTGCATGACCGCCACCATTGCCCTCGATGCGGCGCTGAGCGTCGAGGCTAAGCGGCACCAGGGGACAGTGGCGCTGGTTCAGCCAACCCTATCCGATCAGTTAGCCACCCTACTCAAGACCACCACGATGGCGCTGGTGGGTACCGAAACGGTGCTGCCCGCCTCCCTCAGCCATGTATTTGTGCAGCTGGCTGAGCTGTTGGCCGAGGTTCACTGCGACTATGCTCGCCTGGTCTATGGTGCCGATCGGGTGGCGCTCGAGGCGATCGCTGCCCTGCCCGCTGCCTGCGGGGCCCAAGGGGCCAACGAGACAGTGGCGCAATGGCGATCGCGCTGCCACCGGCTGCGGTTTATGGCCACCTGTCTGGGGGGCGGTCTGCAAACCCAACCGGGACCTCAGCAGATGGTGCACATTGCCCTACAAATGCCCTACACCAGCGAGCCAGCGGGGGCTAAAGTCAGCGTTCAATGTACCACGGCTCTGGTACAGGCGGCCCTCACCGGGATGGCCCATGCAGCGGGTCTGACGGTGTGCGACCCGTGGGATGCCGACGCGGTAGTCATTACTGACAGCGAACCCATTGCCCTAGAGGCGGCCCGCACCGTTTGGGTACGGGTCAGGGCAACACCGCCGTCCCTGGTACAGGCGGTCATCGACTGGACGGTGGAGGTCGATCAGCTGCGCCAGGTTGTGCAGCAGGTCAGCCTGGGGCAAACCGTAGAGGCAACGCCCAGTGCCCCGGTTCAGCCGCGCCCGTCGGAGCGAGAGCGAGAGATTATGGCGCTCCTAGCCCGGGGACTGCGCGATCGCGACATCGCCAACCGCCTCTACATCAGCGAGAGTACGGTAAAATTTCACATCAACAACAGTCTTGCCAAGCTGCACGCCAAAAATCGTTACCAGGCCGTTTATCAGGCCGCCATTCAGGGATGGATCTGA
- a CDS encoding sulfite oxidase-like oxidoreductase: MAGKFFHPPGPELADRVPPGQHLAKGFPVLTYGNTPQVSQADWSLSITGLAQARTFTWAEIMALPQVDITADFHCVTTWSKLDVTWRGVAVPDLMAQLVVEPEAQHVMLHCYGGYTTNLTLADFARPENFFAHTLEGAPLPAEHGGPMRLVVPHLYAWKSAKWISGVEFLAAPALGFWERNGYHERGEPWAEERYSDR, encoded by the coding sequence ATGGCCGGCAAGTTTTTCCACCCCCCAGGCCCTGAGCTGGCCGATCGCGTCCCTCCGGGTCAGCATCTGGCCAAGGGGTTTCCGGTGCTCACCTACGGGAATACGCCCCAGGTGAGCCAGGCCGACTGGAGCTTGAGCATTACCGGGTTAGCCCAGGCCCGAACCTTTACCTGGGCCGAGATCATGGCGCTGCCCCAGGTAGACATTACCGCCGATTTTCACTGTGTCACTACCTGGTCAAAGCTAGATGTGACCTGGCGCGGAGTTGCCGTGCCCGATCTGATGGCGCAGCTGGTGGTAGAGCCCGAGGCTCAGCATGTCATGCTGCACTGCTACGGCGGCTATACCACCAACCTGACGTTGGCCGACTTTGCTCGGCCCGAAAACTTTTTTGCCCATACCCTAGAGGGCGCGCCGTTGCCCGCTGAGCACGGTGGCCCCATGCGTCTGGTAGTACCCCACCTCTACGCCTGGAAAAGCGCCAAGTGGATTAGCGGCGTGGAGTTTCTAGCTGCACCAGCCCTGGGCTTTTGGGAGCGCAACGGCTACCACGAGCGGGGTGAGCCCTGGGCAGAGGAGCGCTACAGCGATCGCTAA